In one Vulgatibacter incomptus genomic region, the following are encoded:
- the ffh gene encoding signal recognition particle protein: MLDAVSKGFKAARNRLRGKAEITPEVVDEALRDIRVALLEADVEFGVVKRFIASVREKATGEVVDTKVESKKGAMKVSPADHFVKICHDELEALMGPVDTSLTFKAKGPTGIMMVGLQGSGKTTTAGKLANKLLAEGKKPLLVAADIYRPAAVEQLKVLGQRLGVPVYHDPNARPPQMCKAAFEQARAQHRDVVILDTAGRLAIDEDMMRELEEIKAGTEPDNILLVADAMIGQDAVKTAAEFDRRLSIDGFILTKLDGDARGGAALSIKEVTGKPIKFLGMGENLDKLEEFRPEGLAGRILGFGDIVGLMQDFEKVVDEQKAQEDAEKILSGNFTLQDFVDQIRVVKKMGSLSELLEKFPLFGDLPEGVNIDDKELGRIEAMVDSMTPDERKNPSLFNDSRLNRVAKGSGRTKKDVQELLTRYNGMRTVMKQIGGNAGGLLSRLPGFRQMAQLRQMKGMDLSDIFGAAGGPGPSQPERLPGMPAGYTPPMDPVARARARAMGYDLGAAGAPSFVSDKEKQRLKDKRKRERQARKSNRKKR; this comes from the coding sequence ATGCTCGACGCCGTTTCCAAGGGCTTCAAGGCCGCTCGCAACCGCCTCCGCGGCAAGGCGGAGATCACGCCCGAGGTGGTGGACGAGGCCCTGCGCGACATCCGCGTCGCCCTCCTCGAGGCCGACGTCGAGTTCGGGGTCGTCAAGCGTTTCATCGCGAGCGTCCGGGAGAAGGCCACCGGCGAGGTGGTCGACACGAAGGTCGAGTCGAAGAAGGGGGCGATGAAGGTCAGCCCCGCCGACCACTTCGTGAAGATCTGCCACGACGAGCTCGAGGCCCTCATGGGCCCCGTGGACACGTCGCTGACGTTCAAGGCCAAGGGTCCGACCGGGATCATGATGGTCGGTCTCCAGGGCTCCGGTAAGACCACCACGGCGGGCAAGCTGGCGAACAAGCTCCTTGCCGAGGGCAAGAAGCCCCTGCTCGTGGCCGCCGACATCTACCGCCCCGCCGCCGTGGAGCAGCTCAAGGTCCTCGGCCAGCGACTGGGCGTGCCCGTCTACCACGACCCGAACGCCCGCCCGCCGCAGATGTGCAAGGCGGCCTTCGAGCAGGCCCGCGCCCAGCACCGCGACGTGGTCATCCTCGACACCGCCGGCCGCCTCGCCATCGACGAGGACATGATGCGGGAGCTCGAGGAGATCAAGGCGGGCACCGAGCCCGACAACATCCTCCTCGTCGCCGACGCCATGATCGGCCAGGACGCGGTGAAGACCGCCGCGGAGTTCGACCGCCGCCTCTCGATCGACGGCTTCATCCTCACGAAGCTCGACGGTGACGCCCGCGGCGGCGCCGCCCTCTCGATCAAGGAAGTCACGGGCAAGCCCATCAAGTTCCTCGGCATGGGCGAGAACCTCGACAAGCTCGAGGAGTTCCGCCCCGAGGGCCTGGCCGGCCGCATCCTGGGCTTCGGCGACATCGTCGGCCTGATGCAGGACTTCGAGAAGGTCGTCGACGAGCAGAAGGCCCAGGAGGACGCCGAGAAGATCCTCTCGGGCAACTTCACGCTCCAGGACTTCGTCGACCAGATCCGCGTCGTGAAGAAGATGGGCTCGCTCTCCGAGCTCCTCGAGAAGTTCCCCCTCTTCGGCGACCTGCCGGAGGGCGTGAACATCGACGACAAGGAGCTCGGCCGGATCGAGGCGATGGTCGACTCGATGACCCCGGACGAGCGCAAGAATCCCTCGCTCTTCAACGACTCCCGCCTGAACCGCGTCGCGAAGGGCTCCGGCCGCACCAAGAAGGACGTGCAGGAGCTCCTCACCCGCTACAACGGGATGCGCACGGTGATGAAGCAGATCGGCGGAAACGCCGGCGGCCTCCTCTCCCGGCTCCCCGGCTTCCGCCAGATGGCCCAGCTCCGCCAGATGAAGGGCATGGACCTCTCCGACATCTTCGGCGCCGCTGGGGGCCCCGGCCCGTCCCAGCCCGAGCGGCTCCCCGGCATGCCCGCGGGCTACACGCCGCCGATGGACCCGGTCGCGAGGGCCCGCGCCCGCGCGATGGGCTACGACCTCGGCGCCGCCGGCGCACCGTCCTTCGTCTCCGACAAGGAGAAGCAGCGCCTCAAGGACAAGCGCAAGCGCGAGCGCCAGGCCCGCAAGAGCAACCGGAAGAAGCGCTAA
- a CDS encoding OprO/OprP family phosphate-selective porin, with translation MALERKKVPIDAPSAASARTARRRCLDGLLIAALLAFAAFPASGAAKEKEDSAATPPEIRIDSEGFSLRSQDGDFVLHLDGYIQADARIYAGKNDSSLPDTFALRRVRPILAGTLYRYLNFRLMPDFGLGVAIIQDAWVEILPLKGIGFRMGKYKAPVGLERLQTATDLFFAERAFPTLLVPNRDVGAELHGDFFHDAFSWAIGAFNGAADNASLDLDPDHGKEVAGRIFIRPIPKGFFRFLGLGYATTYGKAKGTAATPELATFVSAGQHTFFKYRTGTEAAFIDGKRYRFAPQLYFFTGGFGLLGEYYISTEDVRVGDDTRRLTNKAWQAAGTYVIGGRRRYDGVKPRHSISQGGAGAFEFAARYSELHIDPRTFPTFNDPSHAQRIAREWAVNFGWWPSPSARFMVSFFRTRFVSGVESVPDEVPENAFIVRSQIAW, from the coding sequence ATGGCGCTGGAACGCAAGAAAGTGCCGATAGACGCACCTTCCGCTGCCAGCGCCAGGACCGCTCGGCGGCGCTGCCTCGACGGGCTCCTGATCGCCGCTCTCCTCGCCTTTGCCGCCTTCCCCGCCTCAGGGGCCGCGAAGGAGAAGGAGGACTCGGCCGCCACCCCTCCAGAGATACGGATCGACTCCGAGGGATTCTCCCTTCGAAGCCAGGACGGCGACTTCGTTCTCCACCTCGACGGCTATATCCAGGCGGACGCACGGATCTACGCGGGCAAGAACGATTCCTCCCTGCCCGACACCTTCGCGCTCCGGCGCGTCCGGCCCATCCTCGCGGGCACGCTCTACCGCTATCTCAACTTCCGCCTGATGCCGGACTTCGGGCTCGGCGTCGCCATCATCCAAGACGCCTGGGTCGAGATCCTACCCCTCAAAGGGATCGGCTTCCGGATGGGCAAGTACAAGGCCCCCGTCGGCCTCGAGCGGTTGCAGACCGCGACCGATCTCTTCTTCGCGGAGCGCGCGTTTCCCACGCTCCTCGTGCCCAACCGCGACGTCGGCGCGGAGCTCCACGGCGATTTCTTCCACGACGCCTTCTCCTGGGCCATCGGCGCATTCAATGGCGCTGCCGACAACGCCAGCCTCGACCTCGACCCGGACCACGGCAAGGAGGTGGCGGGACGGATCTTCATCCGCCCGATTCCGAAGGGCTTCTTCCGCTTCCTCGGCCTCGGCTACGCCACGACCTACGGCAAGGCCAAGGGGACCGCAGCCACGCCCGAGCTGGCCACCTTCGTCTCCGCGGGCCAGCACACCTTCTTCAAGTACAGGACGGGAACAGAGGCCGCCTTCATCGACGGCAAGCGCTATCGCTTCGCGCCCCAGCTCTACTTCTTCACCGGCGGCTTCGGCCTCCTGGGCGAGTACTACATCTCCACCGAGGACGTCCGCGTAGGCGACGACACACGACGGCTCACGAACAAGGCTTGGCAGGCCGCCGGCACCTACGTCATCGGCGGCCGCCGTCGCTACGACGGGGTGAAGCCTCGACACTCGATCAGCCAGGGCGGCGCCGGCGCCTTCGAGTTCGCCGCTCGCTACTCCGAGCTACACATCGACCCGAGGACCTTCCCGACGTTCAACGATCCCAGCCACGCCCAGCGCATCGCTCGCGAGTGGGCCGTCAACTTCGGCTGGTGGCCCAGCCCGAGCGCCCGCTTCATGGTCAGCTTCTTCCGGACGAGGTTCGTGTCGGGCGTCGAGAGCGTCCCCGACGAGGTGCCCGAGAACGCCTTCATCGTCCGCTCCCAGATCGCCTGGTAG
- the gltJ gene encoding adventurous gliding motility protein GltJ has product MKFTCDRCRAQYMISDEKLRPGGVKVRCKKCGHVILVKRGAPVVLEPTGLETRSAPGASQARNGGSLDDELGAAFDTMVSGEPALSQARRDDGMAADPFAAFGGGAFAAQEPVPAEATTASTAPAPVAAPALEEHDWFLAVADEQVGPLRLDGIRERWERSEIGPDTLCWRAGLLDWTPLSTLEELVGALVPRPAPAQPGLSAAAPAPSAPSAAPSAPSADSSQAAWRPSAASALASLVEKELEAARKQEKAAPPPVDDEDQAPAPETTGIRMLLRDLPEAPPSEPSRVISMERSAPVPAPAAPVAAAPAPRPAPAAATQAPSASRKTGWIAAAIALPLLAGAGAWFGGVFDRPSQPAVAAATPPPAAPAANAQPPAERRPEPPATPEPNGGTAAPATAVAEAVPANEENAKEAVAAAEPAAAQAEPAAAEQPKAAADGKGAEVAAVAAPAAPAAPAAPAAAAAPRRTHAAAPAPAPARVAAVQPAAAPPPAPAPRRGSDDLLNTGGGSSIDDLFNKEFSGRSAPKPAPGRGSDTYIPPAPGAGAAIPQQLGHGDITGVVVGQKAAIKGCVTSYKNDNPSASGTVVMRWTIENTGKTSGVQQMKGNEHAALGSCIGGLIKGWKFPAYSGSKMAPIDFPFQF; this is encoded by the coding sequence ATGAAGTTCACCTGCGATCGCTGCCGCGCGCAGTACATGATCTCCGACGAGAAGCTCCGCCCGGGCGGAGTGAAGGTCCGCTGCAAGAAGTGCGGGCACGTCATTCTCGTCAAGCGCGGCGCTCCCGTCGTCCTCGAGCCGACAGGACTCGAGACCCGCAGCGCGCCGGGGGCGAGCCAGGCCCGGAACGGGGGAAGCCTCGACGACGAGCTCGGCGCGGCCTTCGACACCATGGTCTCTGGCGAGCCGGCGCTTTCCCAGGCTCGGCGCGACGACGGCATGGCCGCCGATCCCTTCGCTGCGTTCGGTGGCGGCGCCTTCGCTGCGCAGGAGCCCGTCCCGGCGGAGGCCACGACGGCCTCGACCGCACCGGCTCCTGTGGCCGCGCCCGCTCTCGAGGAGCACGATTGGTTCCTGGCCGTCGCCGACGAGCAGGTGGGACCGCTCCGCCTCGACGGGATCCGCGAGCGCTGGGAGCGCTCCGAGATCGGCCCCGACACCCTCTGCTGGAGGGCAGGGCTCCTCGACTGGACGCCACTCTCTACGCTCGAGGAGCTGGTCGGTGCCCTCGTGCCCCGGCCGGCGCCCGCTCAGCCCGGCCTGAGCGCCGCGGCCCCCGCGCCGAGCGCTCCGAGCGCGGCCCCTTCGGCGCCGAGCGCCGATTCGTCCCAGGCTGCGTGGCGGCCGTCTGCAGCGAGCGCCCTCGCCTCGCTGGTGGAGAAGGAGCTCGAGGCCGCCCGCAAGCAGGAGAAGGCGGCGCCGCCTCCGGTCGACGACGAGGATCAGGCTCCGGCCCCGGAGACCACCGGGATCCGGATGCTCCTCCGGGACCTCCCGGAGGCGCCGCCGAGCGAGCCTTCGCGCGTCATTTCGATGGAGCGTAGTGCGCCCGTGCCGGCGCCGGCGGCGCCCGTCGCTGCCGCTCCCGCCCCGCGACCGGCTCCCGCCGCCGCGACCCAGGCCCCGTCGGCCTCTCGCAAGACGGGTTGGATCGCCGCGGCGATCGCGCTGCCGCTCCTCGCTGGGGCTGGCGCCTGGTTTGGCGGCGTCTTCGATCGGCCTTCCCAGCCGGCCGTGGCCGCTGCCACACCGCCTCCCGCGGCGCCGGCGGCCAACGCGCAGCCGCCTGCGGAGCGGCGTCCGGAGCCCCCCGCCACGCCCGAGCCGAACGGTGGCACGGCTGCGCCTGCGACCGCTGTCGCCGAGGCCGTCCCCGCGAACGAAGAGAACGCTAAGGAGGCAGTCGCAGCGGCAGAGCCCGCAGCGGCGCAGGCCGAGCCCGCTGCTGCCGAGCAGCCGAAGGCGGCGGCGGATGGCAAGGGAGCCGAGGTCGCGGCGGTCGCGGCTCCGGCCGCCCCTGCGGCCCCTGCTGCGCCTGCTGCTGCCGCAGCCCCGAGGAGAACCCACGCCGCGGCCCCCGCGCCGGCCCCCGCCCGAGTGGCGGCGGTCCAGCCGGCCGCCGCTCCTCCGCCTGCTCCGGCTCCGCGGCGAGGCTCGGACGATCTGCTCAACACCGGAGGCGGGAGCTCGATCGACGATCTCTTCAACAAGGAGTTCTCCGGACGATCCGCGCCCAAGCCCGCGCCTGGGCGGGGTTCCGACACCTACATCCCGCCGGCGCCTGGGGCTGGCGCGGCGATCCCGCAGCAGCTCGGCCACGGCGACATCACCGGGGTGGTCGTGGGCCAGAAGGCGGCGATCAAGGGTTGCGTCACGTCCTACAAGAACGACAACCCCTCGGCATCCGGCACCGTGGTCATGCGCTGGACCATCGAGAACACCGGCAAGACCTCGGGTGTCCAGCAGATGAAGGGCAACGAGCACGCCGCCCTTGGCTCCTGCATCGGCGGGCTGATCAAGGGCTGGAAGTTCCCTGCGTACTCCGGTTCGAAGATGGCCCCGATCGACTTCCCGTTCCAGTTCTGA
- a CDS encoding collagen-like protein, which produces MKRIVLVTLVCGSLAACGTPPNRGTDEPRVGGGAGGSGGKVDTGGTGGSGGLAGTGGKGGDVEPPATGSGGRGGSAGAGAGGEGEARDTVRIDSIETDGSESEKEPARRFRGTLLIRGAGLDGATAILRQNGAELPLQVLDSTSDALRVEVPDDAETGASTVVVHNRAMSAQRDLWLFQGERGEVGPEGPQGDQGEIGPAGPRGEQGPAGPQGLRGAQGLTGERGLAGPQGPAGPVGRAGEDAFNRIDALDSGAGDTSIRSDADWQVVGQAKNVTISSRLTLVTADVSLSSGSLSWSNGCFVELNVQANGTNLLARPYRLRVRDVTGMSATFHAYASSSSFPAAKAYRIVARTTGVCPSLTAHDGRILVLQMNG; this is translated from the coding sequence ATGAAGCGAATCGTCCTCGTCACCCTGGTTTGCGGTTCCCTCGCGGCGTGCGGCACGCCGCCCAACCGTGGCACCGACGAGCCGCGCGTCGGCGGCGGCGCCGGCGGTTCGGGCGGGAAGGTGGATACCGGGGGTACCGGCGGTTCCGGTGGTCTTGCTGGTACCGGCGGGAAGGGAGGCGACGTCGAGCCTCCCGCGACCGGGTCCGGTGGCCGTGGCGGTTCGGCAGGGGCCGGCGCAGGCGGGGAGGGCGAGGCCCGCGACACCGTGCGGATCGACTCGATCGAGACCGACGGCAGCGAGAGCGAGAAAGAGCCCGCCCGGCGTTTCCGCGGGACGTTGCTGATCCGCGGCGCCGGCCTCGACGGAGCTACCGCGATCCTGCGCCAGAACGGCGCCGAGCTCCCGTTGCAGGTCCTCGACTCGACCAGCGACGCGCTCCGCGTGGAGGTGCCGGACGACGCCGAGACCGGCGCGTCCACCGTGGTCGTGCACAACCGGGCCATGTCGGCGCAGCGCGACCTCTGGCTCTTCCAGGGCGAGCGCGGCGAGGTCGGCCCCGAGGGGCCGCAGGGCGATCAGGGCGAGATCGGGCCTGCCGGGCCTCGCGGGGAGCAGGGTCCCGCTGGTCCCCAGGGGCTTCGGGGTGCGCAGGGTCTCACGGGCGAGCGGGGGCTTGCCGGTCCCCAGGGACCCGCCGGGCCGGTGGGCCGCGCAGGCGAGGACGCCTTCAACCGGATCGATGCCCTCGATTCGGGAGCGGGCGACACGTCCATCCGCTCCGACGCCGATTGGCAGGTCGTCGGTCAGGCCAAGAACGTCACGATCTCCTCCCGCCTCACGCTCGTCACCGCCGACGTCTCGTTGAGCTCCGGATCGCTCTCCTGGTCGAACGGCTGTTTCGTCGAGCTCAACGTGCAGGCGAACGGCACGAATCTCCTCGCCAGGCCCTACCGTCTCCGAGTCCGCGACGTCACGGGGATGTCCGCGACCTTCCACGCGTACGCGAGCAGCAGCAGCTTCCCTGCCGCGAAGGCCTACCGCATCGTCGCGCGGACGACCGGTGTGTGCCCCAGCCTCACGGCGCACGACGGTCGGATCCTGGTCCTCCAGATGAACGGGTAG
- a CDS encoding TIGR04552 family protein has translation MAIQVQHVSASMQGLLPVDRFGVRELEEIRLILRGGSVIDWRRLSFRDRDEVDGFIRLCLFRPEHPADEARLREILAEAVDYLRRVFRYRVTDVVAHPRELHDLFLIASGVGEHRKWRRIACIVLKVMHTIFHTDSREMLFRTPISSSEFAALIDRRVQAVAIQLKEAGAPLVDFVGSVKTRESMITKLLAKRESVAAQIFDKVRYRIVTRTEADILPVLHFLTTHLFPFSFVVPAQSQNNLVSFHQLLEETPSLAEHAAQLQSHLETEEVYDRRKGMNEFSGKDYRVINFVADVPVRLDEHLCMIEGARRIPRPEIAFAPVEFQLVDEETARLNEEGASSHDRYKRRQRVRVLRRLSKGLVVPKRNGASGAKIAQNGDTVPDSEA, from the coding sequence TTGGCCATCCAGGTACAGCACGTCTCCGCCAGCATGCAGGGCCTCCTTCCCGTCGACCGATTCGGGGTGCGGGAGCTCGAGGAGATCCGTCTGATCCTCCGGGGCGGCTCGGTGATCGACTGGAGGCGCCTGAGCTTCCGCGACCGGGACGAGGTGGACGGCTTCATCCGGCTCTGCCTCTTCCGTCCGGAGCACCCCGCCGACGAGGCGCGGCTCCGGGAGATCCTGGCGGAGGCGGTGGACTACCTCCGAAGGGTCTTCCGCTATCGGGTGACCGATGTGGTCGCCCACCCGAGGGAGCTCCACGACCTCTTCCTCATCGCTTCGGGGGTGGGGGAGCACCGCAAGTGGCGGCGGATCGCCTGCATCGTCCTCAAGGTGATGCACACGATCTTCCACACGGATTCCCGCGAGATGCTCTTCCGGACGCCCATCTCGTCCTCCGAGTTCGCGGCGCTCATCGACCGCCGGGTCCAGGCCGTGGCGATCCAGCTCAAGGAAGCCGGGGCGCCGCTGGTGGATTTCGTGGGCAGCGTGAAGACCCGCGAGTCGATGATCACCAAGTTGCTCGCGAAGCGGGAGTCGGTGGCGGCACAGATCTTCGACAAGGTGCGCTACCGGATCGTCACTCGCACCGAGGCGGACATCCTCCCGGTGCTGCACTTCCTCACCACCCACCTCTTCCCCTTCAGCTTCGTCGTCCCGGCCCAGAGCCAGAACAACCTCGTCTCCTTCCATCAGCTCCTCGAGGAGACGCCCTCCCTCGCGGAGCACGCGGCGCAGCTGCAGAGCCACCTCGAGACCGAGGAGGTCTACGACCGTCGAAAGGGGATGAACGAGTTCTCCGGGAAGGACTACCGGGTGATCAACTTCGTCGCGGACGTTCCCGTGCGCCTCGACGAGCACCTCTGCATGATCGAGGGTGCACGTCGGATCCCGCGGCCGGAGATCGCGTTCGCGCCCGTGGAGTTCCAGCTCGTCGACGAGGAGACGGCCCGCCTCAACGAGGAGGGCGCGAGCTCTCACGATCGCTACAAGCGCCGGCAGAGGGTCCGCGTGCTGCGCCGCCTCTCGAAAGGCCTGGTGGTGCCGAAGCGCAACGGGGCGTCCGGGGCGAAGATCGCCCAGAACGGCGACACCGTCCCCGACTCCGAAGCCTGA